The stretch of DNA GAAATACTAATGTTGTAGAATATTTATCTTTAccagaaaataaaaaagtacaTGAAATTTATGTTTCTAATAATGTTGATGAAAAATATCTTAAGGATCATTATAAAATACTTTGTTATCGATCAAGAAAAGTTAATAAATTCGATTTTTTAAGTGCTAGATCCTTTTATAGATCTATAGAGTACAAAATTTTGAGTACAAGAAATATAACGTATGTAAATACTGATTTCTCCTATATGGatgataaaatgaaatataactTTAAGCAACATGTtattaatgaatttattaataatccCGACATAAGCATGGAAGATCTATCATACAGCTTGCTAAATTTAGctacttatttttatcacGAAAAAGATGGGACATGGTGTGTTTTTATTTCAACAGAAAAATCATTTGCAGGTATAGTTAATATTGTTAAAAACCGATACTTAAGAATGACAGtccaaaataaaaataaaaaatataatgttattttatttgaaacaccctcataattttattttttttcaattctattattataaattacgaaataataattcatattaatttttttttattttgtcttCACTGATGAATTATGTTtgctttttttgtttttttgctgtaaaaatacatttcattctattctttttatttacattcaataatatttttttttaaatatatttttaaatttgctatttataatatatatgtttactACTTATATTAActatatgaaatataaataagttATTTTGTGTCTATTTGTAGACTATTATAAAACAcattcacttttttttttttctatttaccAATGTACAgttaaattatttcttatagataattagaaaaaaattagcttcttttaatttttttgaatatattttatttatacatagtTATATGTAACTAAAAGAATAATGTTTAGATaaactatatatttttttaaaaaaatttgaaaaaaagttCAAGGAAAAAGGAATATAAATAAGTTTAAATGTGCAATAATTtactaatttaattttatttcatgattttttttaatatcattttatatataacaaaCGATATGATTAAACAATTAAGCAATATCccattataaattttaattaaattataaatttcaaaaaaaaaaatatgaaatcgacttgtttctttattatttttcttgtttaattaaaaaaaaaagaatacaacaaaaaaaattaaaagccAACTTAAAATATGTcgaatggaaaaaaaaaataatataaataaaaactatagattgtatatatttaaaaaaaaaaaaaatttccatAAAACATTTTCCTTAATTACAAtgctttaaatttttaattgaaatttaatataatatcataaaaatattatactcACTCTTTAAGTAGtgtattataatttaaatatttcttaaaatatgtcttttaaaaataaagttttaatattaaatacaaGAAGTACAATAGGCTTTAaacatatattattattaaaaaataaatatatatatacatatatatatgttatttttatttttgacaaattatataatatttttattttaatattcaaaaatataacaaaaataaaataaaaaaaaatttaaataatatatatatatatatatatatatatatatatatatatatatatgaacatAAAGCActtaaaaattcttaaaaaaaggaTCACTAATGTGACAAAATAAAATGCGGTGTTTGATGAAAAACTTTAacaaatagataaaaaaaaaaaatttcagatgtaaaaatatgaaataaaattttttttttttttattccttattttttttgttctacattaaatttaaaatttatatagatgatcacatatatataatacaaaacatttaaaatcattactttaacattttatttaaaaaaaaaatggaaatataaaaaaatgaacatGTAGATTTATTTAATCTCTAAAAAAATCTATTATAGTGTAACATTCATAAAATATTGTTAAACTTTTAAATTAATCAATTCTAtcaaaaactatatataacTTCTATTagtaattattatattattttataaaataattgaaataatataaaattttagtatatgtttaaatatatacaatatatctatacataaaatattcGCATATTAGTCCTCTTGATAAATATTAACTAATAAATGCTTTCaatcattttatataaatattttattattatattatatatattacatttttttttttttatatatattaatacaaCTTTATAcaggaaaaaaataaaatattcttaaCTATAAATAAAGTATAGTTTTATGTCGGTTTCAGTACTTTAcgaatatatttaatactttattttatttatttatttattattttttttttttttaattattgttTGTCCCTTTTTTATTTGCATAATCGAAAACTGTACCATCATCTGAAACTAAGCATTCTCCTGTCATTCTTGCTCTCATTTCAATTGctaattttttacttaaacTACTTCCATACGTATTAATACCAAAATTCTTTGTTCTTTTACATCCGCTTGGACTTCTCCATTCAGCTCTCCAAGCTTGAACAATGCCATTTATTCTAATCATATAAACTCCCGCAGGAGTAGAACTTggtttttctattttattatacatattaatatcatcaatttctttttttacatttttattaaaaatatttttttgtgaatgcttattataataatcaGGAGAAGATAAATCCTTTGATGATTGATCATAATTAGGAGTAATAACATTGGTTTCTTCGTTTGTTATTtctttgtttattttttcactaggtgatatatataaaatattatcacCTGTTTGGTTAGAAGTGTTATAAACTTCACAATTATTTTCACATATATTAGAagatatatcatttttatttatatacacaTTGCTCCTATTATTTAACAAACCTGGTGATgctttattatcattattattagttTCTTTATTGATATTGTTGTTTtctgtattattattattattatcattattaatgGACTCATCAATATCCTTATCCATCATATCatcactattattattattagttgcattatttattatattattattatcattgttATTACTAATATTAGTAATAGAACTATTCTTATTAACAGTACCAATACTACTATTACGATCATCCATACTTAAAGGTAAATTATTGTAAATATTATCCttataattcatataatttttatttatatagttATTTCCTACAAAATGTAAATCTTCATTAATTGGTAATGGGGATGATCCTACTTTATTATTCATACTTACTTTTTTCGTTATAatgtttaaattattatgaatTATATTACTCTTATTTATATTGTAGTCATCTAGATGATACATATCCCCCCCACCATTGTCATTAGAgctatttttcataattgaCGAAGATAAATCTTTtctatttgaattattttttttatatatatgttcaaatttttttctagCAGCAATAGCTAAATTTCTAGCTCTTTCTTCCccaaatttattaatagagaaatatcttttttcttGTTTCCCATTTGAATACCAATTAGCACAAAATGCTTTCTTAGAATCTTGATAGAACACACCCTGTGGTAATTTAACAGACTGTTCTAATATATTATTGTCAGACAATTTTTTACTATTAGATTTAGCATAATTTAGTGCATTTTCTAAAGATTTGGAATTACAATATTTCATATacatatttctatttttgttatctaaattatctaatattttctcttttctcacgctattattattactattatttaaatgattacAGCAGTCAtaatttacatttatttCTCTTGtactattatttattttgtcaTTATCATTGCCATTATTAAAATCTATTTTGCAATTGTTTCGgccattttcatttataaaattatcattctttttatttttcttatcgTCACAAACTTGTTCTTTGTTTTTATCAACTAAATTTGATCCATAGTAACTACTATAAGGAATATTATTCTGATTTCCTTTCATAAAAGTTTGATCACAAAATTGAGATTCTTGtgaatcattattattattattatctcttgtattattttcattatttttcaaTAAGCAATTATCATGCTTGTTTCCTATTATTTCTTCGTTTGGGTCAaggttattattattattattattattatagtCTTCTTTCAAAAGATTATTTGCTGCATGATCTTTATTCCATtcattaaatgaattttcatttatacttttattttcatttttaaaattaaaattttcatgtGATAACTCATTTTTACAATgatcatcatttttttcattacttCTTACATCATATTTATTACAATCTTGTTCATATCCAAATTTGTCAAATACTCCTTGTTCATAATTAAAAGATTCCTTATTATTTAGAACATTTATACTTTCTTCTTTGAtatgaatattataattatttatattataaggTGTATCtacattattatattttacgttgtctatatatacattattttcattttttttttcttctgaagataatattttattttctttatttttattactataaatttcattgtttttacaattattttcttcataagttttattattattactattatgcATATTTTTCTTGCCATCTTTTTTATTCACATTCATATTATTAGAATCATCCAAATTTtcgttattattttttaatattgttCTTTTGCTAacactttttttattcatatctTCTTCAAAAGTATTATTCAAATGGTTAACAttacaattatttaaattatcaatattattaGGATTACTAATATTATGATTAACGATGTTAGTAGTATTATCGTTATTACAAAAAgaagtattattattattgatattatgtatattttcATCAGTTGTATTGATATTAACAGATTCATTTACAATTgcactattattattattattattctttttattttttaagttttttgTTCTATTTTCAAATGCGAATCTTGCTTTAGTAGCTAAATTTCTTGCTTCATCCCAtccataatattttattttaaatcgttttttaatttgtttccCCTCTTCATACCAGCTCCCAATCCAAGCCTTTTGAGATCGATCAAAATAAACTCCCCTTTGTGGTTTTAATTCTGATGCCGATAACTTAAACTCATAGTTATCGTTCATatcaattatattatttcttaatttGGTATTTACTTTTCTTGTATTAACtcctttattatttatattttccttaACTGCGGATAAtgattcattatttaatttcgATTTGTCTTTGCTATTATTAGTGTTAGAAATAACACATACAccattcattttattatttgaatcaGCATTTCCCGATGATTTATTATCTCTTTTTCCAAAAAAGTTTGCTTCAAATTCATAATTCTTCAAATAATTTTGGTTTATAACTTTTGTTCTTCTTCCTCTACCGTATTCTAATGAAAAATTGTTTAAAAAGAAATCgacatttttatttctatctTCCTTAATTCCCAATTTTGATGtatctaaattatttaaatgttcttcattatttttcatttctttatttttaccaattttcataatattataaCTAGAGTTGTTATTTCCATTATTTAAATaggaatttttattatctatcTTATTTTTAGTTCCATATAAGCTACTCACTAATCCTAAttctttatcattttcatctaTTTTACCTATATCTAAATTTCCTTCactatctttattttcttccataccttttcttttttctattaataaaagtttttctttttcttgaTCCAATTTTTCCAAACTATCTCCCTTTCCTTCTCTTTTTCTCTTAAAATGTTCTTGTAAATCTTCATTGCTACTTCCGTCATTATATAAATCtattgaattatttaaatctttACTTGAAAAAAGGGAAGAACTATTCaatttattatcataaaacattttattttctaattgTTCAACAttgttattatatatattcaatgcattttcattattatcacCTCTAACCAATAGAAATTTTCCAAGTTCATCAATATGATTTATATTCTCACtactattttcatttaaattagaaTAACTAAAGTTAGATAAGTATTCACAAAAGTTATTACTTTTCTTAGTTTtcgtatttttattatttgaattatcgTTCGTATAAAAACCTGATTTATATACTACTGAGTTATATAATGATGATAAGCAAtttctcattttttcttcatccaatttcttcttttcattattatattgtgatatattattttcattcttCTGACTTTCTTcatcatataaataataatttttatcatttttaaaatgttctctataaattatttcattattatctttttcataAGATATAGGGCTTTCTTCCTCTATATTTGttgtaaaatttatattatctttcTTTGTATTTAAtccattatttaaaaaattcaaattttgttcatataatttgcaattattattcatctcccttttttttatatttccatcactattactatttttacaATTCTTTTTTCTATCTAAACAATTGTTATATCTTGAAAAGtacttatttaaatattgatTCATATCATTAGATATATCATTTaatgataaatttttatttttttctaatagatcatataaatatgataattttaaGAGATTATTATTACATAAATTTACACAAGGAGAAGAGAGAGGTAAACCactataatttttcatatcttCCTCTATCACTTTATTATATGACGATTTTAAATCTGAGTATCCATTGTTTCGTATACTTTCATAAGAATAATTTTCTAGAATAtccttatttattttatcaacattattatttatatttttcatattcacAAAATTATTCaggaaatttttatttattttattattcattaaaCTTTTATGCTTGCAGCAGGAGCAGTTATTGGtatttacattattattataattaaagttattattattattagtattatGTGAAATATTGCCATTATAGTTTGAATTATTCAAATTCActgaattatttatattattattattattatcatccaGATAATTAGAATCAAGGAAAGTTTTATCATATGATAAATTATAcacatttaaatttttatttttaactaaATTCAAAATATTCGATTTACAATTATAATCACaagaatataatttattatcacTGCAATCATTATGTAAACAATTTTTCTGTTTgatttcattattaaaactcaaattttttaattttatattatctatttttttttcatctgaTAAAGAATTAGTTATATGATTCACATTCATATCACaaaaagaatttttcttattgttacacatatttatattcttactataacaattatataaatgCTTCAAATCATTCAATGTTTTCAATGAatataaattgtttttatCACTTAACATGTTGTTTTCCGCATTATCTTCACTTAACAGATAATTATTCTTACACATAAAGTTACATGCATTCACTTTATTTGTATCTggagaattattttttaaaaaatagttatttgttatatattTGAATTTCTTATTATGATTGCAATTATTATAGCAATTCtgattttttgaattatttaataaataatccAATGtgctattatttaaatataatttatcgCACGTATCTTCTTCATTAGTATTTACTGCATTgtcataattataattatcattttctaaATGATGATATGCCCGTTGATTAGACTTACTTATTTCTGATTGATtggatttatttattaaataacactttaataattttaaaaaattttccttatttaaaaaattgtcaTTAATGTTATTATGTAAcacatcattttttttattaaaattactgCTTGTATTTacgttattattattatcattatcaaAGTTAGGTGGAGTATGATCTTcgtttgtatttttattttcattactaTCTGCAACATTATCATCAAATGTAGTATTataattactattattattattatttttattaccttgatcattattattatcattcttattattttcatcatcattattattattaatatcattattatttttatcatcatcattattactattattattattttcattattacttAGAGaaatattgttattattagcTGTATTAGCACTTGTATTCGGATtaatattattgttattaacatatttgttataaatacTATATTGGATTAGCATTTCTTTAATATAATCATTAAGATTATTTTTGTAATCATAAATATTGCTATTactattattgttattattgtGATTTATACTATTTAAATTACTATTTACATTGTAAATGTTATCACTATTGttaacattattattattttttattaaactaTTAATAATGGTATTTATACTGTTATtaatttcatcatttttttgaGAGTTTACTTTTATATCTTTACCCGAActaaagatatttttttcctttatatCATCTGGAAaggaaatatttaaattactaATCTTATCAAGtgcattatttttaatggtttccatatttatattttttttttcctgaTCTTCATTCAATTCGTGTTTTTCTTTATTGATTATATTCATGTCAAAGACTTCTCTTTctcctattttttttttatttatttctttttccaGTAGTCTACTTTCAAAACCATCATGCAATAAGTATTTTATATGTTGTTCTTGTTCTTTAATATTaagatttttatataaagtcAAATTATTCACCTTTTGAT from Plasmodium relictum strain SGS1 genome assembly, chromosome: 11 encodes:
- the ApiAP2 gene encoding transcription factor with AP2 domain(s), putative, producing the protein MDKFMKLEKFKLNNKVENYKNYIDELKKVSNMFQNKNIDSFASNSTIDENKIMNANDLCNLCIDKNSEKYNKRITEKETMNSNHIKEKNFAKITKKSSVIDFLNTPIINTNDCNYINEIDKELKVKESISNEHSDFDTHIYENEFNKTNLVSTNNIGEANIIQKGDKNDCIMEKLSAHTIFYKDNNSGINCNNEKGCNSSCNYNSKSCILVKNSRVEQKGNEDKFNESQNNINNNFKLMKFYLEKILEKSLDKNIKNYCPNNKNFEFNNFCKHNSELNILNDFQINYALLQDNIKELYNKSVINVSETSKKEVSPKDSIEVKSDMNYNIIDRISKSSNINEEINDLLLTGNNIVKDSDFNYDIVFKNIASKIYNYLKSFNVKKFDEIKQSNLNNYNNSSEHCNVHNFSNDKKNIEKSNISKDLKIFVPLLLLYISNTYCANEINFIDNNTIAQKKKLKKKVINEIIFSVINSDANKYIEQLLCSVKTCFIQILDYLKDFNSEWLRQNNGEEYFYHFRKIISIDSSNIDINSVITYVKHLKKIKKKFLNGFSSCNNNLNKNIKKRDRRVFELSKNILYEENKENINIRNYESSPKSIYKENSNLNNECLNRPLKRKFSVNEERSVDNNLHKQIKIESISSEIHNNETSNIKIENKVVDDSNVNLSTNQNTILSKENVIDEEDKIYYAPSDMRTSIETINENIKLDKYEDDFKMKYYNDDDKKFFTKKMVNNEAKINNNNEDKMNNEHYEEYKKEKTEEFKEEKKEWRRENIEIEEKENQNQETKEDKVSNKHEDEKIETKEQEEIEKDIKDKEKENVYVDCINVSVSDNITNKEDDNIEVNNNEKEQENKLDENDLKKSEVKYYSNNEESNVVSNNNNSIENNSNENISTNIELSNAKDQVLNDKCNTPNDNLVSNEKKTNSLSNEKLFNHYEGNFNPIHKSSHSSNNSILNHKNDNISLMNEKKIYNNDLECIPTNTYSNSKIETKTDSIPFRNVSYLNIKQKNKKIKKMRTYYLNKIIGFLFSQNIFNYSLIFTPILKNGGNVSLVHENIINNIILKLNNLRLVEIENQKVNNLTLYKNLNIKEQEQHIKYLLHDGFESRLLEKEINKKKIGEREVFDMNIINKEKHELNEDQEKKNINMETIKNNALDKISNLNISFPDDIKEKNIFSSGKDIKVNSQKNDEINNSINTIINSLIKNNNNVNNSDNIYNVNSNLNSINHNNNNNSNSNIYDYKNNLNDYIKEMLIQYSIYNKYVNNNNINPNTSANTANNNNISLSNNENNNNSNNDDDKNNNDINNNNDDENNKNDNNNDQGNKNNNNNSNYNTTFDDNVADSNENKNTNEDHTPPNFDNDNNNNVNTSSNFNKKNDVLHNNINDNFLNKENFLKLLKCYLINKSNQSEISKSNQRAYHHLENDNYNYDNAVNTNEEDTCDKLYLNNSTLDYLLNNSKNQNCYNNCNHNKKFKYITNNYFLKNNSPDTNKVNACNFMCKNNYLLSEDNAENNMLSDKNNLYSLKTLNDLKHLYNCYSKNINMCNNKKNSFCDMNVNHITNSLSDEKKIDNIKLKNLSFNNEIKQKNCLHNDCSDNKLYSCDYNCKSNILNLVKNKNLNVYNLSYDKTFLDSNYLDDNNNNNINNSVNLNNSNYNGNISHNTNNNNNFNYNNNVNTNNCSCCKHKSLMNNKINKNFLNNFVNMKNINNNVDKINKDILENYSYESIRNNGYSDLKSSYNKVIEEDMKNYSGLPLSSPCVNLCNNNLLKLSYLYDLLEKNKNLSLNDISNDMNQYLNKYFSRYNNCLDRKKNCKNSNSDGNIKKREMNNNCKLYEQNLNFLNNGLNTKKDNINFTTNIEEESPISYEKDNNEIIYREHFKNDKNYYLYDEESQKNENNISQYNNEKKKLDEEKMRNCLSSLYNSVVYKSGFYTNDNSNNKNTKTKKSNNFCEYLSNFSYSNLNENSSENINHIDELGKFLLVRGDNNENALNIYNNNVEQLENKMFYDNKLNSSSLFSSKDLNNSIDLYNDGSSNEDLQEHFKRKREGKGDSLEKLDQEKEKLLLIEKRKGMEENKDSEGNLDIGKIDENDKELGLVSSLYGTKNKIDNKNSYLNNGNNNSSYNIMKIGKNKEMKNNEEHLNNLDTSKLGIKEDRNKNVDFFLNNFSLEYGRGRRTKVINQNYLKNYEFEANFFGKRDNKSSGNADSNNKMNGVCVISNTNNSKDKSKLNNESLSAVKENINNKGVNTRKVNTKLRNNIIDMNDNYEFKLSASELKPQRGVYFDRSQKAWIGSWYEEGKQIKKRFKIKYYGWDEARNLATKARFAFENRTKNLKNKKNNNNNNSAIVNESVNINTTDENIHNINNNNTSFCNNDNTTNIVNHNISNPNNIDNLNNCNVNHLNNTFEEDMNKKSVSKRTILKNNNENLDDSNNMNVNKKDGKKNMHNSNNNKTYEENNCKNNEIYSNKNKENKILSSEEKKNENNVYIDNVKYNNVDTPYNINNYNIHIKEESINVLNNKESFNYEQGVFDKFGYEQDCNKYDVRSNEKNDDHCKNELSHENFNFKNENKSINENSFNEWNKDHAANNLLKEDYNNNNNNNNLDPNEEIIGNKHDNCLLKNNENNTRDNNNNNDSQESQFCDQTFMKGNQNNIPYSSYYGSNLVDKNKEQVCDDKKNKKNDNFINENGRNNCKIDFNNGNDNDKINNSTREINVNYDCCNHLNNSNNNSVRKEKILDNLDNKNRNMYMKYCNSKSLENALNYAKSNSKKLSDNNILEQSVKLPQGVFYQDSKKAFCANWYSNGKQEKRYFSINKFGEERARNLAIAARKKFEHIYKKNNSNRKDLSSSIMKNSSNDNGGGDMYHLDDYNINKSNIIHNNLNIITKKVSMNNKVGSSPLPINEDLHFVGNNYINKNYMNYKDNIYNNLPLSMDDRNSSIGTVNKNSSITNISNNNDNNNIINNATNNNNSDDMMDKDIDESINNDNNNNNTENNNINKETNNNDNKASPGLLNNRSNVYINKNDISSNICENNCEVYNTSNQTGDNILYISPSEKINKEITNEETNVITPNYDQSSKDLSSPDYYNKHSQKNIFNKNVKKEIDDINMYNKIEKPSSTPAGVYMIRINGIVQAWRAEWRSPSGCKRTKNFGINTYGSSLSKKLAIEMRARMTGECLVSDDGTVFDYANKKGTNNN